DNA sequence from the Candidatus Kaistella beijingensis genome:
TTTTCCTTTTTCGTAATAAAACATTCTTGCCAAACCTTCTTCCATAAAAAAAACGGTGCGGTTAAAGGTATTTTGTTTGCTCAACAATTCCCCTTTTGCGAACACTTTGGTTTCGGTTTCGTTGCGGAAAAAATTTTCGGTTTCGGAGTCGGTTTTTATGTATTTAGAAAGTTGTTCGAGAAGTTTCACGGTGTTGACTTTTTACAAAAATAGGGTTTTATTATTTCTACCGCAAAAGTCACAAAAGTTTTGCTAGACGATTCTTTAAAGTGAAAATAAGCAAGTGTAAAAAGTTGCAGAGCGACGAGATATTGTTAGAAAGACACATTTTTGAAGATAGCGGAGCGCCGAAGGTGCGACATCTTGGTTCTAAATTTTTATTCCCAGAAATTCACGAATTTTCATTTTTATGGATGGGTGCTACGATTGCGTGGTATTACGGACAAGCGATTAACTCATACTTTTTCTATTTTTTTAATGGAATAGTTGAACCTCGCGTACTCGGTTTGCAGTGGAAATCCTTTCTGTTTTTTTAGAATGGGAAAAGGTGCGAAAAAAACAAAAAGATTGCAATGCTTCGACTTCGCTCAGCAAAAACTCCAAGCGCGGTCCCGACAAAAAATGGCGTTGGGATTGGTTGGAATTTTTTATCGGGATGGCCCTTAATTTTGAAAAAAAAGAACGCCCGAAATACTTCGGACGCTCCCAACAAACAAACAGTAAATGAAAACTGTTTTAACATTAAAATAAACTATGTTGTTGCAGTTATGGCGGTTTCTTCTTCCCCGGTTTCTTCGTTGATGCGGTATTTTTTGAAGAGGAAATGGATTTTGATTTTTAGGGCAATCCAAGCCAAAATGAAGTAAATCCATCCCAAAATAAAAAGGTGCAGGAAGTATTTTTTGGTGAGAAAATCGGAACCTTTTTGCACGAGCATGATTTTGAGCGCCTCCAAATAAGGCGTTAATGGAATAATTGCGGTGAAATTCCTGATAAATTCGGGCATTGCAGAAGTGGGCCACGTAAATCCGCTGATGATGAACGCGGGAGATGCGATGACCATTAATACTTGAGTGGCTTTGAGCGCATCGGGAATGAGGATGCTGACCAAAACTCCCAAATTGGTTGCCGAAACCACGAATATGGCAGTGACGAGGAAAAAATTCCAAACGTTTTCGGGCACCGGAATTTTGAAATACAGACTGCACAAATAGAAAAACAGGATGTTGAAATTGGCGAAAATCCATACCGGAAGACATTTGATTGCCATTACTAAAACGGCGTATTTTTGTTTTCCGGCGAAATCTCTGATGAAAGATTCTCTTTTAAATTCTTCGGAAAATGTAACCGCCATTGCGAGTAAAATCACCTGCTGCAAAACCACCGCCATCATTGCAGGCCACATAAAAACCAAGTAATTACTCGTGGTGTTGAAGAGCGTGATGTAATTGGTTTTCAGCGGTTCGTATTGGGTTTTGGCGATTTCAGCGTTCATTCCTTTTTTTTGTAACGCCTTAATTTCAGCACCTGCGGAAAATGTTCCAAAAGTGAGTTGCAATGCTTTTGTGGCGAAATTTGCGGTCAAAACATTGGAGGTATTGACATAAACATTGATTTCGGGATATTTTTTTTGGAGCATCATTGCTTCAAATCTTTCGGGTATGATGACGACTGCGGATGCTTCGGTTTTGATGACCTCATCTTTTAGATTGGAAGGTTCATCAATGTAGTTCAGCACATTGATGGTTTTATTGTCTTGAAGCATTTCCACAATTTGGTTGGACATCGCGGAGTTATCGTGGTTGATGACGATGACGGGAATGTTTTCTACTTTTCCTTTTTGGTAGGTAAAACCGATAAGTAAAGCGTAGAAAATCGGCGCGACAAAAAAGACAGAAATCAATGTCTTGTTGGTAAAGAACAGTTTGAATTCGCGTTTTAGTAAATATCTTAGTTGTTTCATTAGTTTAGATTTTAGCTGGCAGATT
Encoded proteins:
- a CDS encoding ABC transporter permease; this encodes MKQLRYLLKREFKLFFTNKTLISVFFVAPIFYALLIGFTYQKGKVENIPVIVINHDNSAMSNQIVEMLQDNKTINVLNYIDEPSNLKDEVIKTEASAVVIIPERFEAMMLQKKYPEINVYVNTSNVLTANFATKALQLTFGTFSAGAEIKALQKKGMNAEIAKTQYEPLKTNYITLFNTTSNYLVFMWPAMMAVVLQQVILLAMAVTFSEEFKRESFIRDFAGKQKYAVLVMAIKCLPVWIFANFNILFFYLCSLYFKIPVPENVWNFFLVTAIFVVSATNLGVLVSILIPDALKATQVLMVIASPAFIISGFTWPTSAMPEFIRNFTAIIPLTPYLEALKIMLVQKGSDFLTKKYFLHLFILGWIYFILAWIALKIKIHFLFKKYRINEETGEEETAITATT